The following coding sequences are from one Candidatus Bathyarchaeota archaeon window:
- a CDS encoding aspartate aminotransferase family protein: protein MDKTRTIELFDRASKVVPGGIHSNIRYMQPFPYIFERGQGARLFDVDGEEYIDCVVNYGALILGHGDRRVTEAAKQQLDSGLTCGVESELSIKLAERLNSIIPCAEMVKFSLSGTEAVAHALNIVRGYTGRDKIIKIEGGYNGWSDTVIVSVHPDPSKAGPASSPNKIYETRGVPENAKENTIVIPFNDGEVAEKTIRDNRDKVAALIVEPVVFNSGAIMPKEGYLQHLREATEKNDVLLIFDEVITGFRLAPGGGQEYFDVTPDLATFAKAMANGFPISAVAGRRDIMKVSAPGGGVMYGGVYNGSQVCVAAALATLDAIEDGEVQRRLNESTQYLSKRFTEIAEDRGVEAQLLGLGGQFCVYFTDEDIVDYRSAAKSDRVKSQRFHRNLLERGVYTYDGYLFHNGICAAHTMQDLDYILQKMNESIP, encoded by the coding sequence ATGGATAAGACGAGGACAATAGAGTTGTTTGACCGTGCGAGCAAGGTTGTTCCAGGTGGGATACATTCAAACATAAGGTACATGCAACCTTTCCCATACATCTTCGAGAGAGGTCAGGGAGCCAGACTCTTCGACGTCGATGGAGAAGAGTATATTGATTGTGTGGTAAACTATGGGGCTCTGATACTGGGGCATGGAGATAGAAGGGTTACTGAGGCTGCTAAGCAGCAGCTCGACTCTGGCCTCACCTGCGGAGTTGAGAGTGAACTAAGCATCAAACTTGCTGAGAGGTTGAACAGCATAATTCCATGCGCTGAGATGGTTAAGTTCTCCCTGTCAGGAACAGAAGCTGTCGCCCACGCCCTCAACATTGTCAGAGGATACACTGGGAGGGACAAGATAATCAAGATTGAAGGTGGCTACAACGGATGGAGTGACACAGTCATAGTGAGTGTCCACCCAGACCCGAGTAAAGCAGGACCCGCATCATCACCTAACAAGATATATGAGACCAGAGGTGTCCCAGAGAACGCTAAGGAGAACACAATAGTTATACCTTTCAACGACGGAGAGGTTGCTGAGAAGACAATTAGAGATAACAGGGATAAGGTAGCCGCCCTCATCGTTGAACCTGTAGTATTCAATAGTGGAGCGATAATGCCGAAGGAAGGTTACCTCCAACATCTCCGTGAAGCGACTGAGAAGAATGATGTCCTACTCATCTTCGACGAGGTGATAACAGGATTCAGACTCGCCCCAGGAGGCGGCCAGGAATATTTCGATGTCACACCAGACCTCGCAACCTTCGCCAAGGCTATGGCCAACGGCTTCCCAATAAGCGCAGTAGCCGGTAGAAGGGACATTATGAAGGTTTCAGCACCAGGTGGAGGGGTGATGTACGGTGGGGTATACAATGGAAGCCAGGTATGCGTAGCAGCGGCCTTGGCCACCCTTGACGCTATAGAGGACGGCGAGGTCCAGAGGAGACTCAACGAGTCAACCCAATACCTCTCGAAGAGGTTCACTGAGATCGCAGAGGACAGGGGGGTTGAAGCACAACTCTTGGGGTTGGGTGGGCAATTCTGCGTATACTTCACCGATGAGGATATTGTAGACTACCGATCCGCCGCAAAGTCTGACAGGGTGAAGTCCCAAAGATTCCATAGAAACCTTCTGGAGAGAGGCGTCTACACCTACGACGGATATCTATTTCACAATGGAATATGTGCAGCCCACACAATGCAAGACTTGGACTATATACTGCAAAAGATGAACGA